From the genome of Desulfobaculum xiamenense, one region includes:
- a CDS encoding peptide-binding protein — protein MSIRNIALLLCIALCGLVGCGQDSSDSAAPAAGTKATATASPGTPQRGDLLVLGSIAEPSNLIPALASDSASHDVIALLYVSLVRYNRNIELEPYAAESYEVLDGGRLLRFKLREDIRWTDGVELTADDVEFTYRVMIDPGTPTAYSENYKLVKQFTKTGKYSFEVTYDKPYAKALVSWAMEILPKHILEGENLMNTRYSREPVGAGPFKLKSWEAGRRIVLEANDDYFLGRPHLDGVVFRVIPDMSTMFLELKAGNLDFMGLTPQQYLFQTKGPEWEANFNRFEYLSFGYNFIGWNLRLPMFADKRVRQALAHAVDKQALIKGVLMGLGEPTIGPYKPGTWMFNDKLTDYDFNPQKTRDMLAEVGWRDSDGDGWLDRDGKRFSFTLLTNQGNEQRIKIATIAQANLKDVGIEVKVRTVEWAAFLKEFIDKGNFDAVVMGWTIPQDPDLFNVWHSSKAVPGGLNFIDYRNPELDELLVKGRSLIDPAERKPVYDRVQEILHDDQPYLFLTVPLALPVVSSRFMDVEAAPAGVSHNMEWWWVPENRQRYTAVP, from the coding sequence ATGTCGATCAGAAATATAGCGCTTCTTCTCTGTATTGCCCTGTGCGGCCTTGTCGGCTGTGGGCAGGATTCGTCCGACTCCGCAGCGCCTGCGGCCGGGACGAAAGCCACCGCCACCGCCTCGCCCGGTACGCCGCAGCGCGGCGATCTGCTGGTGCTTGGCTCCATTGCCGAGCCGTCGAACCTCATTCCCGCCCTTGCGTCGGACAGCGCATCCCACGATGTGATTGCGCTGCTCTACGTTTCCCTCGTGCGTTACAATCGCAACATCGAGCTGGAGCCGTACGCCGCCGAAAGCTACGAAGTGCTCGATGGCGGGCGTCTTCTGCGTTTCAAGCTGCGCGAGGATATCCGTTGGACGGATGGCGTGGAGCTCACGGCCGATGATGTCGAGTTCACCTACAGGGTCATGATCGACCCCGGAACGCCGACAGCGTATTCGGAGAATTACAAGCTCGTAAAGCAGTTTACGAAAACCGGCAAGTATTCGTTCGAAGTGACCTACGATAAGCCCTATGCGAAGGCTCTTGTTTCGTGGGCCATGGAGATTCTCCCGAAGCACATTCTCGAGGGCGAGAATCTCATGAATACCCGCTACAGCCGTGAGCCCGTGGGTGCAGGCCCCTTCAAGCTCAAGTCGTGGGAAGCGGGGCGGCGCATCGTACTTGAGGCCAACGACGACTATTTTCTTGGGCGGCCTCATCTGGATGGCGTGGTGTTTCGCGTCATCCCCGACATGTCCACCATGTTCCTCGAACTCAAGGCCGGAAACCTCGATTTCATGGGGCTGACGCCCCAGCAGTACCTGTTTCAGACCAAGGGGCCGGAGTGGGAGGCGAATTTCAACCGCTTCGAGTACCTTTCCTTCGGCTACAATTTCATTGGCTGGAACCTGCGGCTGCCCATGTTCGCCGACAAGCGCGTCCGGCAGGCGCTGGCCCATGCCGTGGATAAGCAGGCCCTCATCAAGGGTGTGCTCATGGGCCTTGGCGAGCCGACCATCGGTCCCTACAAGCCCGGTACGTGGATGTTCAACGACAAGCTCACGGACTACGACTTTAATCCGCAGAAGACCCGTGACATGCTGGCCGAGGTCGGCTGGCGCGACAGCGACGGCGACGGCTGGCTCGATAGGGACGGCAAGCGCTTCAGCTTCACGCTGCTGACCAATCAGGGCAACGAGCAGCGCATCAAGATAGCCACCATCGCGCAGGCGAACCTGAAGGACGTCGGCATAGAGGTGAAGGTGCGCACCGTGGAATGGGCCGCGTTCCTCAAGGAATTCATCGACAAGGGCAACTTCGACGCCGTCGTCATGGGTTGGACCATTCCGCAGGACCCCGACCTCTTCAACGTGTGGCATTCGTCCAAGGCCGTTCCCGGCGGACTCAATTTCATAGACTACAGGAATCCCGAGCTGGACGAACTGCTCGTGAAGGGACGCAGCCTGATCGACCCCGCGGAGCGCAAGCCCGTGTATGATCGGGTGCAGGAAATCCTCCACGACGACCAGCCCTATCTCTTTCTTACCGTGCCGCTGGCCCTGCCTGTCGTTTCCTCACGTTTCATGGACGTGGAGGCGGCACCCGCGGGCGTTTCCCACAACATGGAATGGTGGTGGGTGCCCGAAAACCGTCAACGATACACCGCCGTGCCATGA
- a CDS encoding RelA/SpoT family protein, which yields MIRIHEILEKTKGYLSDKERELIQKAYVYSATAHAGQIRRSGEPYLSHPLEVANLLADMRIDGYTIVAGLLHDTVEDTKASIEDIDSLFGEEVADIVDGVTKISQMQMTFDTKEEAQAENIRKMVLAMSEDIRVLLVKLCDRLHNMRTLEYMKPHKQRAIAQETMDIYAPLSNRLGLHRIKVELEDLSLKYLKPDIYGQLQKGLHERSTRGQAYIDKVIELIEEKLRENNIKGRVTGRIKHIFSTFHKMEQQGLDLDQVHDLIAFRVIVPGIKDCYAVLGLAHADWKPVPGRFKDYISMPKANMYQSLHTTVIGPEGERIEIQIRTEEMHRIAEYGVASHWSYKEGMGKKRAKDMDRFSWLRQIMDWQKEESDPREFMKSLRFDLFKDEVYVFTPRGDVKELPEGATPVDFAYLIHSQVGDHCAGARVNGRLVPLSRKLRNGDSIEIITDLNRRPSRDWLKFVKTAKARTRVKHFIRTEERERSIALAREMLEKEGRKMGINVQKVIKAGQLDPIAAEFSFKSVDDLYSAIGYARLTPRQVLNKLYPKLDERDVVHEERPREQPAPEKDKGADKVRIHGVDDVLIRFAKCCNPLPGEPIIGYISRGKGVTVHTTDCPNMGSMEPERLLNIWWESDQQKPYPAKIRIVCRNKRGMLSTISAKLTEQDVNIDSGRFKSNVDGNSELIFTVEVRDSAHLYRALDNLSAVQDVVEAVRLATRGED from the coding sequence ATGATTCGAATTCACGAGATTCTTGAAAAGACCAAGGGATACCTCTCCGACAAGGAACGGGAGCTTATCCAGAAGGCGTACGTCTATTCCGCCACCGCGCATGCGGGGCAGATACGCCGTTCCGGAGAGCCGTACCTGTCGCATCCGCTTGAGGTGGCCAACCTGCTGGCTGACATGCGCATCGACGGCTACACCATTGTCGCCGGTCTGCTGCACGATACCGTGGAGGACACCAAGGCTTCCATTGAGGATATCGACAGCCTCTTCGGAGAGGAAGTCGCGGACATCGTGGATGGCGTGACGAAGATCAGCCAGATGCAGATGACCTTCGACACCAAGGAGGAAGCGCAGGCCGAGAACATCCGCAAGATGGTGTTGGCCATGAGCGAGGACATTCGCGTGCTGCTGGTCAAGCTGTGCGACCGGCTGCACAATATGCGCACCCTCGAATACATGAAGCCGCACAAGCAGCGGGCCATCGCGCAGGAGACGATGGACATCTACGCTCCGCTGTCCAACCGCCTTGGTCTGCACCGCATCAAGGTGGAGCTGGAGGACCTGAGCCTCAAGTATCTGAAGCCGGACATCTACGGGCAACTCCAGAAGGGATTGCACGAGCGCTCGACGCGCGGTCAGGCCTATATCGACAAGGTCATCGAGCTCATCGAGGAGAAGCTGCGCGAGAACAACATCAAGGGCCGCGTCACCGGCCGCATCAAGCACATCTTCAGCACGTTCCACAAGATGGAGCAGCAGGGGCTGGACCTCGATCAGGTCCATGACCTCATCGCATTCCGCGTCATCGTCCCCGGCATCAAGGACTGCTACGCGGTACTCGGCCTTGCGCATGCGGATTGGAAGCCCGTTCCCGGGCGTTTCAAGGACTACATCTCCATGCCCAAGGCCAACATGTACCAGAGCCTGCACACGACAGTGATTGGGCCTGAGGGCGAGCGCATCGAAATTCAAATACGAACTGAAGAGATGCACCGCATCGCCGAGTACGGCGTGGCCTCCCACTGGAGCTACAAGGAGGGCATGGGAAAGAAGCGCGCCAAGGACATGGACCGCTTCTCGTGGTTGCGCCAGATCATGGATTGGCAGAAGGAGGAGTCCGATCCTCGCGAGTTCATGAAGTCCTTGCGCTTCGACCTGTTCAAGGACGAGGTGTATGTCTTCACCCCGCGTGGCGACGTGAAGGAACTGCCCGAGGGTGCCACGCCCGTCGACTTTGCCTATCTCATCCACTCGCAAGTGGGCGACCATTGCGCGGGAGCGAGGGTCAACGGTCGCCTCGTGCCGCTGTCGCGCAAGCTGCGCAACGGCGACTCCATCGAAATCATCACCGATCTCAACCGCAGGCCCAGCCGCGATTGGCTCAAGTTCGTCAAGACGGCCAAGGCGCGCACGCGGGTCAAGCATTTCATCCGTACCGAAGAGCGGGAACGCTCCATCGCGCTTGCCCGCGAGATGCTTGAGAAGGAAGGCCGCAAGATGGGCATCAACGTGCAGAAGGTCATCAAGGCCGGACAGCTCGACCCCATCGCGGCGGAGTTTTCGTTCAAATCCGTGGACGATTTGTATTCTGCCATCGGCTATGCGCGTCTCACCCCGCGTCAGGTGCTCAACAAGCTCTATCCGAAGCTGGACGAGCGCGACGTGGTCCACGAGGAGCGCCCCCGCGAGCAACCCGCACCGGAGAAGGATAAAGGCGCGGACAAGGTGCGCATCCACGGTGTGGACGACGTGCTCATCCGTTTCGCCAAGTGTTGCAATCCGCTGCCCGGCGAACCGATCATCGGCTACATCAGCCGTGGCAAGGGCGTTACCGTGCATACCACGGACTGTCCGAACATGGGCAGCATGGAGCCTGAACGCCTGCTCAACATCTGGTGGGAGAGTGACCAGCAAAAGCCCTATCCGGCGAAGATTCGCATCGTGTGCCGGAATAAGCGCGGCATGCTCTCGACCATATCCGCCAAGCTTACCGAGCAGGACGTGAACATAGATTCCGGACGCTTCAAGTCCAACGTGGACGGCAATTCCGAACTCATCTTTACCGTGGAGGTGCGGGATTCCGCGCACCTCTATCGCGCGCTCGACAATTTGAGTGCTGTGCAGGATGTCGTGGAGGCCGTGCGACTGGCCACCCGTGGCGAGGACTGA
- a CDS encoding carbohydrate ABC transporter permease, with the protein MQKGFWHYLEWTAAWLLAALWAAPLLYAIWGAIHPGEFTTHFDLTAPLTLENFREAWNTAPFARYFLNTFMYVSMTLVAQFIICTLAAFAFARFEFPGKNIAFMLVLVQMMIMPEQLIVKNYEIMSSLNLVDTIPAMGLPYIASAFGIFLLRQTFKQIPLELEEAARVEGASWLGVLLKVYVPLARPTYLAYGLVSVSHHWNNFLWPIVITNSVTTRPLTVGLAIFGAPESGVDFPVIAAGTLIAVAPLLVSFLLFQRQFVQSFMRAGIK; encoded by the coding sequence ATGCAGAAAGGCTTCTGGCACTACCTCGAATGGACCGCAGCGTGGCTTCTGGCCGCGCTGTGGGCGGCTCCGCTGCTCTACGCCATATGGGGCGCCATCCATCCGGGCGAGTTCACCACCCACTTCGATCTCACGGCCCCGCTGACGCTCGAAAACTTCCGCGAGGCTTGGAATACCGCGCCGTTCGCCCGCTACTTCCTCAACACGTTCATGTACGTGAGCATGACCCTCGTGGCGCAGTTCATCATCTGTACGCTGGCGGCCTTCGCCTTCGCGCGCTTTGAGTTTCCCGGCAAAAACATCGCCTTCATGCTCGTGCTCGTGCAGATGATGATCATGCCCGAGCAGCTCATCGTGAAGAACTACGAGATCATGAGCTCGCTCAACCTCGTGGACACGATTCCGGCCATGGGCCTGCCCTACATCGCCTCCGCCTTCGGCATCTTCCTGCTGCGGCAGACCTTCAAGCAGATTCCGCTGGAGCTGGAAGAGGCCGCACGCGTGGAAGGGGCCAGCTGGCTCGGCGTACTGCTCAAGGTCTACGTGCCGCTGGCGCGCCCGACCTACCTCGCCTACGGTCTGGTGTCCGTGAGCCACCACTGGAACAACTTCCTGTGGCCCATCGTCATCACCAACTCCGTGACCACCCGCCCGCTCACCGTGGGACTGGCGATCTTCGGCGCGCCAGAGTCCGGCGTGGACTTCCCGGTCATCGCCGCAGGCACGCTCATCGCCGTGGCTCCGCTGCTCGTCTCGTTCCTGCTGTTCCAGCGGCAGTTCGTGCAGAGCTTCATGCGCGCGGGCATCAAGTAG
- a CDS encoding DUF6765 family protein, with amino-acid sequence MQIDFHHAVTYAAVREAGFSHEDASRVAYAAQFVDDAANEHLVRFDGGEMYARIASAHKMVDYRNLRDLANHRVWIPFHFLPGNDTGTSFAERLVCRPDSPVAREMVRSCIRDRNAEYGLMRLGVTLHVYADTWAHQGFAGINHEVNDIGDITHSSRHTQDWKAKMSHYFGTLFSRAAGHFVGDTLPLGHGAALCLPDLPYLEWTYVTHDGATVPRNNPSDFLHAADMLCRAARGFRLGGENFEELDGLPEHRKVQILANFRKFEEEDGDRRHRLWLTSLVDDFGYERAPSYATSGPRSWKSLALGRPARANADGIIYHFQPDFLASDWKLFHDALHAHRFHVLHHVLPAFGICAA; translated from the coding sequence ATGCAAATCGACTTCCACCATGCGGTAACCTATGCCGCCGTCAGGGAAGCTGGCTTCAGCCACGAGGACGCGTCACGCGTCGCGTACGCTGCGCAGTTCGTTGATGACGCCGCCAACGAGCACCTCGTCCGCTTCGATGGCGGCGAGATGTATGCCCGCATCGCCTCGGCCCACAAAATGGTGGATTATCGCAACCTGCGCGACCTCGCCAACCACAGGGTCTGGATTCCCTTCCACTTCCTGCCCGGAAACGACACGGGAACGTCCTTTGCCGAGCGGCTTGTCTGTCGGCCGGACAGTCCCGTCGCCCGCGAGATGGTCCGCTCCTGCATCCGTGACCGCAACGCCGAATACGGCCTCATGCGTCTTGGCGTCACACTCCACGTCTATGCGGACACATGGGCGCATCAGGGCTTCGCCGGTATCAATCACGAGGTCAACGACATAGGGGACATCACCCACTCCTCGCGGCACACGCAGGACTGGAAGGCCAAGATGTCCCACTACTTCGGCACGCTCTTCAGCCGTGCGGCGGGTCATTTCGTCGGTGACACGCTACCGCTGGGCCACGGCGCGGCGCTCTGCCTTCCGGATCTGCCGTACCTCGAATGGACCTACGTCACCCATGATGGCGCCACCGTCCCCCGCAACAACCCAAGCGATTTCCTCCACGCGGCAGACATGCTCTGCCGCGCGGCGCGTGGATTCCGCCTCGGCGGCGAAAACTTCGAGGAACTGGACGGCCTGCCCGAGCACCGCAAGGTTCAGATTCTCGCAAACTTCCGGAAATTCGAGGAGGAAGACGGGGATCGGCGTCACAGGCTGTGGCTCACGTCCCTCGTGGACGACTTCGGCTACGAGCGTGCCCCCAGCTATGCGACAAGCGGCCCCCGTTCATGGAAGAGCCTCGCACTTGGCCGACCTGCCCGAGCCAACGCGGATGGAATCATCTACCACTTCCAGCCCGATTTTCTCGCCAGCGACTGGAAGCTGTTCCACGATGCGCTACACGCGCACCGCTTCCACGTCCTGCATCATGTCCTTCCAGCCTTCGGAATCTGCGCGGCCTAG
- a CDS encoding DEAD/DEAH box helicase — MDNAEEKVVESLLQEFTNFTVPEYIVDGAKQILANNGVQKLSLNKREGYWDVEGQIEGEDFQAYSAEIGLNIKEGTINFYCNCPDSFSGVCKHVAATALKLFQTFEVKSEEQVVPSQTDWRQIFRAYFATEPEPEAGRHYLIFRFYPEHGRLQVAFFRARQNKSGLSTVQNEVTLEQIIANPDWSELSPRLPQVAEQISRYLDYAGHRVDVPDGLMSWFFWAIKDEYYLFYRDTEQHLRIEPKTMRLKLSPIISEDGLTFDVLLDREGKVPFSIKGEHVYFYGQLPIWVYHKQAFYPVQTGLSPVLIQEMTVAPPAISNNDISEFLDRVWTKLPASDLHGQEKFIDKMSPFFVPAEYAPKLFLDEEGSLLTLRVHNAYETEHGEAALPGPNPDLQTGSYTYGGKSFLLLRQQEKEAELTATLISMGFQPRDNDNWFLEPEEAINFLLDAYPKLIEKYRVFGEKNLTRYKVRLTSPTIVAEVKSAEDEENKENTSWFTLDLAVDYDGQRVPIDKIWEAWTSGKRYVQLKDGTYTSLPESWLEKLGHKLKAMGLDPEKPPKSEFQQFEAPVLDRILEDLPEAVTDGFWEDLKHKIHSFERITPVTQPHTLNATLRPYQLQGLSFLNFLKEYGFGGILADEMGLGKTIQTLSFLLYLIEKGNDKPNLIVVPTSVLPNWEREASKFVPQLKRLVIYGARRDHLFRKISDSQIVLTTYALLRRDLEELQKHEFNALVLDEAQNIKNPNTITARSVRKIDSELRVCLSGTPIENNLFELWSLFEFLMPGFLGSQHSFQRGIVKPIKDGDEETLEYLRSRVKPFILRRTKSAVAKDLPPKIENVQYCALADEQMELYAMLAKKLKEQVLADVDEKGIAKSQMSILDALLKLRQICCHPRLLKLDIPGVSTNLPSGKFDAFKDMVTDIIEEGHKVLVFSQFVQMLHIIRSWLQINDIPFCYLDGSSKDRFEQVDKFNNTPEIPIFLISLKAGGTGLNLTSADYVIHYDPWWNPAVEAQATDRTHRIGQTRQVFSYKMICQNTVEEKILTLQDQKRGIADAIIPGKDTWKSLTRDDLEMLFEV, encoded by the coding sequence ATGGATAATGCTGAAGAGAAGGTTGTAGAAAGCCTTCTCCAGGAATTCACGAATTTTACCGTCCCCGAATACATCGTGGACGGAGCGAAGCAGATTCTGGCCAACAACGGCGTCCAGAAGCTCTCCCTGAACAAACGGGAAGGCTACTGGGATGTGGAAGGCCAGATCGAAGGCGAGGACTTTCAGGCGTACAGTGCCGAGATCGGCCTGAACATCAAGGAAGGCACCATCAACTTCTACTGCAACTGCCCGGACTCCTTTTCGGGAGTCTGCAAGCACGTCGCAGCAACGGCGCTGAAACTCTTCCAGACCTTCGAGGTGAAAAGCGAGGAGCAGGTCGTCCCGTCGCAGACCGACTGGCGGCAGATTTTTCGCGCCTACTTCGCCACGGAACCGGAACCCGAAGCCGGTCGGCATTACCTGATCTTCCGCTTCTATCCGGAGCACGGTCGCTTGCAGGTCGCCTTCTTCCGTGCGCGCCAGAACAAGTCCGGCCTGTCCACGGTGCAAAACGAAGTCACCCTCGAACAGATCATCGCCAATCCGGACTGGTCCGAACTTTCGCCCCGCCTGCCGCAGGTGGCGGAACAAATCAGCCGCTATCTGGATTATGCCGGGCACCGCGTGGACGTTCCGGACGGCCTCATGTCGTGGTTCTTCTGGGCCATCAAGGACGAGTACTACCTCTTCTACCGCGACACGGAACAGCATCTGCGCATCGAGCCGAAGACCATGCGCCTCAAGCTCTCGCCGATCATCTCCGAGGACGGCCTGACCTTCGACGTTCTGCTAGACCGCGAAGGCAAAGTGCCGTTCTCCATCAAGGGCGAACACGTCTACTTCTACGGCCAGCTTCCGATCTGGGTGTACCACAAGCAGGCGTTCTACCCCGTGCAGACCGGCCTGTCCCCGGTGCTCATCCAGGAGATGACCGTGGCCCCGCCCGCCATCTCCAACAACGACATTTCCGAATTCCTCGACAGGGTGTGGACCAAGCTCCCGGCCTCGGACCTACACGGACAGGAAAAGTTCATCGACAAGATGAGCCCCTTCTTCGTCCCGGCCGAATACGCGCCGAAGCTCTTCCTCGACGAGGAAGGCAGCCTGCTCACCCTGCGCGTGCACAACGCCTACGAGACGGAACACGGCGAAGCCGCCCTGCCCGGTCCCAACCCGGACCTGCAGACCGGCAGCTACACCTATGGCGGAAAATCCTTCCTGCTCCTGCGCCAGCAGGAAAAGGAAGCCGAACTGACCGCCACGCTCATTTCCATGGGCTTCCAGCCGCGCGACAACGACAACTGGTTCCTCGAACCCGAGGAAGCCATCAACTTCCTGCTGGACGCCTATCCCAAGCTCATCGAGAAGTACCGGGTATTCGGCGAGAAGAATCTCACCCGCTACAAAGTTCGCCTGACCTCGCCGACCATCGTGGCCGAGGTGAAAAGCGCCGAGGACGAGGAGAACAAGGAGAACACAAGCTGGTTCACCCTCGACCTCGCCGTGGACTACGATGGCCAGCGCGTGCCCATCGACAAGATCTGGGAGGCGTGGACCAGCGGCAAGCGCTACGTGCAGCTCAAGGACGGCACCTACACCAGCCTGCCCGAAAGCTGGCTGGAAAAGCTCGGGCACAAGCTCAAGGCCATGGGTCTCGATCCGGAAAAGCCGCCCAAGTCGGAATTCCAGCAGTTCGAAGCGCCAGTTCTGGACCGCATCCTCGAAGACCTGCCCGAGGCCGTCACCGACGGCTTCTGGGAGGACCTCAAGCACAAGATCCACAGCTTCGAGCGCATCACGCCGGTCACCCAGCCGCACACGCTCAACGCGACGCTGCGCCCCTACCAGTTGCAGGGCCTGTCGTTCCTCAACTTCCTCAAGGAATACGGGTTCGGCGGCATTCTTGCGGACGAAATGGGTCTCGGCAAGACCATCCAGACGCTGTCGTTCCTGCTGTACCTCATCGAGAAGGGCAACGACAAACCGAACCTCATCGTGGTTCCCACGTCGGTTCTGCCCAACTGGGAGCGCGAGGCAAGCAAGTTCGTTCCGCAGTTGAAGCGGCTGGTCATCTACGGCGCACGCCGCGACCACCTCTTCCGCAAGATTTCCGATTCGCAGATTGTGCTCACCACCTACGCTCTGCTGCGTCGTGATCTCGAAGAATTGCAGAAGCACGAATTCAACGCGCTGGTGCTCGACGAAGCCCAGAACATCAAAAATCCGAACACGATCACCGCGCGTTCCGTGCGCAAGATCGACTCGGAGCTTCGCGTGTGCCTCTCGGGTACGCCCATCGAGAACAACCTCTTCGAGCTGTGGTCGCTGTTCGAATTCCTGATGCCGGGCTTCCTCGGTTCGCAGCATTCGTTCCAGCGCGGCATCGTGAAGCCCATCAAGGACGGAGACGAGGAGACGCTCGAATACCTGCGCAGCCGCGTGAAGCCCTTCATTCTGCGCCGCACCAAGAGTGCCGTGGCCAAGGACCTTCCGCCCAAGATCGAGAACGTGCAGTACTGCGCGCTGGCCGACGAGCAGATGGAGCTGTACGCCATGCTCGCGAAGAAGCTCAAGGAGCAGGTGCTGGCCGACGTGGACGAAAAGGGCATCGCCAAGAGCCAGATGTCCATCCTCGACGCGCTGCTCAAGCTTCGGCAAATCTGCTGCCATCCGCGCCTGCTCAAGCTCGACATCCCCGGCGTGTCCACCAACCTGCCCTCCGGCAAGTTCGACGCGTTCAAGGATATGGTCACGGACATCATCGAGGAAGGCCACAAGGTGCTCGTGTTCTCGCAGTTCGTGCAGATGCTGCACATCATCCGCTCGTGGCTGCAGATCAACGACATCCCATTCTGCTACCTCGACGGCTCCAGCAAGGACCGTTTCGAGCAGGTGGACAAGTTCAACAACACACCCGAGATTCCGATCTTCCTCATCTCGCTCAAGGCTGGCGGAACGGGCCTCAACCTGACCTCGGCGGACTACGTCATCCACTACGACCCGTGGTGGAACCCCGCCGTGGAAGCACAGGCGACGGACCGTACCCACCGTATCGGCCAGACCCGACAGGTCTTCTCGTACAAGATGATCTGCCAGAACACCGTCGAGGAGAAGATCCTCACCTTGCAGGACCAGAAGCGCGGCATCGCCGACGCCATCATCCCCGGCAAGGATACCTGGAAGTCCCTCACCCGGGACGACCTCGAAATGCTCTTCGAAGTCTAG
- a CDS encoding carbohydrate ABC transporter permease, translating into MKLNTKISTQVYGCLLLLPAACLLVLFTHYPVLETLKSSFFTTPRGLREAAFVGLENYSMLLEDDVFWQVLCNNAIFSLGTIPVSVALALIMALWVNGKLPAKSWVRAAYFTPTILPMIAVANIWLFFYTPQIGLVDKIVTALGGASHNWLGDPATVLPCLIIMTIWKEAGFFMIFYLAALQAIPPELQEAARVEGAGRWYFFRRVTLPLLMPTTLFVFINATINSFKLVDHLFIMTKGGPDNASSLLLYYIYEVAFSFWDTAYASTLTIVLLALLAVLAITQFVFIERKVHYQ; encoded by the coding sequence ATGAAGCTCAATACAAAGATTTCCACACAGGTCTACGGGTGCCTGCTGCTTCTGCCCGCGGCCTGCCTGCTCGTCCTCTTCACGCACTACCCGGTGCTGGAGACGCTGAAGTCCAGCTTCTTCACCACCCCGCGCGGCCTGCGTGAAGCGGCCTTCGTAGGGCTCGAGAACTACTCCATGCTCCTCGAAGACGACGTGTTCTGGCAGGTGCTCTGCAACAACGCCATCTTCTCCCTCGGCACCATCCCGGTGAGCGTGGCGCTGGCGCTGATCATGGCGCTGTGGGTCAACGGCAAGCTCCCGGCCAAGAGTTGGGTTCGCGCGGCGTACTTCACGCCCACCATCCTGCCCATGATCGCCGTGGCCAACATCTGGCTGTTCTTCTACACGCCGCAGATCGGACTCGTAGACAAAATCGTCACAGCCCTCGGCGGAGCCAGCCACAACTGGCTCGGCGACCCGGCGACGGTGCTCCCCTGCCTCATCATCATGACCATCTGGAAAGAGGCGGGCTTTTTCATGATCTTCTACCTCGCGGCGCTTCAGGCCATCCCTCCAGAATTGCAGGAAGCCGCGCGCGTCGAGGGCGCGGGACGCTGGTACTTCTTCCGTCGCGTCACGCTACCGCTGCTGATGCCGACCACGCTGTTCGTGTTCATCAACGCCACGATCAACTCCTTCAAGCTGGTGGACCACCTGTTCATCATGACCAAGGGCGGCCCGGACAACGCATCCTCGCTGTTGCTCTACTACATCTACGAGGTCGCATTCAGCTTCTGGGACACAGCCTACGCGTCCACCCTGACCATCGTGCTGCTCGCGCTGCTGGCGGTACTGGCCATAACCCAGTTCGTGTTCATCGAACGCAAAGTGCACTACCAATAG
- a CDS encoding HAD-IIB family hydrolase, with protein sequence MRPLKDFPREARAAVRYVLTDIDDTLTNSGRLPAPAYAALEALHEAGIRVIPITGRPAGWCDHIARMWPVDGLVGENGAFYFRYDEAERKMIRRYFKTDEERTEDRHRLDLLAKKILSAVPGAAIASDQAYREADLAVDFCEDVPALPMDDVRTIARIFTESGAEAKISSIHVNGWFGGYDKLSMTRTLLAEVFGEDIDAIREQIVFSGDSPNDCPMFAFFPNAVGVANVRALAQEMEALPAWITDGEGGYGFAELAAALIDARS encoded by the coding sequence ATGCGCCCACTCAAAGATTTCCCGCGTGAAGCCCGCGCCGCCGTGCGCTACGTCCTCACCGACATCGACGACACACTTACCAACTCTGGCCGTCTGCCCGCCCCCGCGTACGCCGCACTCGAAGCCCTGCACGAAGCAGGCATCCGCGTCATCCCCATCACCGGTCGCCCCGCCGGCTGGTGCGACCACATCGCCCGCATGTGGCCCGTGGACGGCCTCGTCGGCGAGAATGGCGCCTTCTACTTCCGCTACGACGAAGCCGAACGCAAAATGATCCGTCGCTACTTCAAGACCGACGAGGAACGCACCGAGGACCGCCACCGCCTCGACCTGCTGGCCAAGAAAATCCTCTCCGCCGTGCCCGGAGCTGCCATTGCTTCGGACCAGGCCTACCGCGAGGCCGACCTCGCCGTTGACTTCTGCGAGGACGTGCCAGCCCTGCCCATGGACGACGTGCGCACCATCGCCCGCATATTCACGGAGTCCGGCGCGGAGGCCAAGATCAGTTCCATCCATGTCAACGGCTGGTTCGGCGGCTACGACAAGCTGTCCATGACCCGCACCCTGCTGGCTGAGGTCTTCGGCGAGGACATCGACGCCATCCGCGAGCAGATCGTCTTTTCCGGCGATTCGCCGAACGACTGCCCCATGTTCGCCTTCTTCCCCAATGCCGTGGGCGTGGCCAACGTCCGCGCGCTGGCGCAGGAGATGGAAGCCCTGCCCGCATGGATCACCGACGGCGAGGGCGGATACGGCTTCGCCGAACTGGCAGCCGCGCTCATCGACGCACGCTCCTGA